A genomic region of Gemmata massiliana contains the following coding sequences:
- a CDS encoding transposase — protein sequence MLGFQDECWWTRLAQPDLFAWTTSGPLRLGGNARDPKGGGPEALACYGVLRADTGGMMLRFCDGRPVSATTEAFLGWVCEVLATEGKAVLALVWDNAAWHVSRRVRRWIEAHNRRVRRAKAGCRIRVCGLPVKAPWLNPIEPKWVHGKRAIVEPDRKLTAAEVRQRACNYYGCTLHPTLPKPQP from the coding sequence GTGCTGGGTTTTCAAGACGAGTGCTGGTGGACGCGACTGGCCCAGCCCGATCTGTTCGCCTGGACGACCTCCGGCCCGCTCCGGCTCGGGGGCAACGCCCGGGATCCGAAGGGCGGCGGGCCAGAGGCGCTGGCGTGCTATGGGGTGCTGCGGGCCGACACGGGCGGGATGATGCTGCGGTTCTGCGACGGGCGGCCGGTAAGTGCCACCACCGAGGCGTTCCTGGGGTGGGTGTGCGAGGTGCTGGCGACCGAGGGGAAGGCGGTGTTGGCCCTGGTGTGGGACAACGCCGCGTGGCACGTGAGCCGGCGGGTGCGGCGGTGGATCGAGGCCCACAACCGGCGGGTCCGGCGCGCGAAGGCCGGGTGCCGGATCCGGGTGTGCGGTCTGCCGGTCAAGGCCCCGTGGCTCAATCCGATCGAACCCAAGTGGGTCCACGGCAAGCGGGCCATCGTCGAGCCCGACCGGAAACTGACCGCCGCTGAGGTACGGCAGCGAGCGTGCAACTACTACGGCTGCACGCTCCACCCCACATTGCCAAAACCTCAGCCATGA